From a region of the Spelaeicoccus albus genome:
- a CDS encoding DUF2249 domain-containing protein translates to MPAADLQLDVRSEVPARRHQLIFETYQGLGDGEAFVLINDHDPKPLYYQFEAEHTGEFTWDYLEEGPEAWRVRIGRIVCP, encoded by the coding sequence ATGCCGGCAGCAGACTTGCAGCTCGATGTCCGTTCAGAGGTTCCGGCCAGGCGCCATCAACTGATTTTTGAGACGTATCAGGGCCTCGGCGACGGTGAGGCGTTTGTGCTGATCAATGATCACGATCCGAAGCCGCTCTACTACCAGTTCGAAGCCGAGCACACCGGCGAGTTCACCTGGGACTACCTCGAAGAGGGTCCGGAAGCCTGGCGCGTGCGTATCGGACGCATCGTATGTCCGTAA
- a CDS encoding PPOX class F420-dependent oxidoreductase, with protein MRIGQIVRRTLTRSLAGLQFRTDPHKDRFFALRTFRRDGSAKSTPIWFAPANGRWYAVTPGRSWKVRRIRHNDRVGVAAATFHGEPLGRWHSGRARVLPRAELCTAARAMTAKYGNQFHLFRLMLLIGASRQYGGPAVGLEITLDEGPRAAGGREYGA; from the coding sequence GTGCGCATCGGTCAGATAGTCCGCAGGACGCTCACGCGGAGCTTGGCCGGCCTGCAGTTTCGAACTGATCCGCACAAGGATCGCTTCTTCGCACTTCGAACTTTCCGACGTGACGGGTCCGCCAAGTCGACGCCGATCTGGTTCGCGCCGGCGAACGGGCGATGGTACGCCGTGACACCCGGCCGGTCGTGGAAAGTCAGACGCATTCGCCACAACGACCGCGTCGGAGTTGCAGCAGCCACGTTCCACGGCGAACCGCTCGGACGATGGCACTCAGGGCGCGCACGCGTCCTGCCCAGAGCGGAACTATGCACGGCCGCGCGCGCCATGACGGCCAAGTACGGCAATCAATTTCACCTGTTCCGTCTGATGCTCCTCATCGGCGCGTCCCGTCAATACGGTGGCCCGGCCGTCGGCCTGGAGATCACCCTCGACGAGGGGCCCCGAGCGGCCGGCGGGCGCGAATACGGCGCTTGA
- a CDS encoding metal-sulfur cluster assembly factor — protein MSVTEWLHGDADVWMIQDLLRGVIDPEVGVDIVNLGLIYGLSVSPDGAATIRMTLTTPGCPLSGYMDDAVHDVLWGAPGINSVDLQIVWDPPWDTSMMSVQAKRELGWIR, from the coding sequence ATGTCCGTAACCGAATGGCTACACGGAGACGCCGACGTCTGGATGATCCAGGATCTTCTCCGCGGGGTGATCGACCCCGAAGTGGGAGTCGACATCGTGAATTTGGGGCTGATATACGGCTTGTCCGTGTCGCCGGACGGCGCGGCGACGATTCGCATGACGCTCACGACGCCGGGCTGCCCGTTGAGCGGCTATATGGACGACGCCGTCCACGACGTCTTGTGGGGCGCGCCGGGTATCAACTCGGTCGACTTGCAGATCGTGTGGGACCCACCGTGGGATACCTCCATGATGAGCGTTCAGGCTAAACGCGAGCTCGGCTGGATCCGGTGA
- a CDS encoding selenium-binding protein SBP56-related protein → MAQTDDSGRRTTTLYRTVDDAIAAPAEKLAYVALLNPDAIAVVDTDEASPDYGSVVGRWDPPPHDTPDEFHHYGWSTCSSALAGNHAGHEDVDRRYLLVPGIRSSRIYVLDTGPDPRNPKLIRTVEASEVMASGYSRPHTIHCGPDGVFVSGLGSGTDDGNDGPAGIFTMDHSDFSVTGAWEVDRGTQSMAYDFWWHQDAGVLISSEWGPPRLYEDGLVPEALLGREYGHRLHFFDMKSRSRIQEIDLGDQNQMVLELRPSHNPMKTFGFAGVVIDVSDLSGSVWTWYLDGETWKAEKTITIPAVPMESDDLPELLAGFGAAPPVITDIGLSLDDHYLYVACWGTGELRQYDVSDPLHPVLAGTVEIGGIAHRADHASGKPWAGGPQMVEVSRDGRRVYSTNSLYSTWDDQFYPEGIPGAMLKIDVDSTSGAMTLDPNFHVEFPGARAHQVRLEGGDCSTDTFCFV, encoded by the coding sequence ATGGCGCAGACAGATGACTCAGGACGCCGGACCACAACCTTGTACCGCACGGTGGACGACGCGATCGCCGCACCGGCCGAGAAACTGGCCTACGTGGCGTTATTGAATCCGGACGCCATCGCGGTGGTCGACACCGACGAAGCGTCCCCGGACTACGGCTCCGTCGTGGGCAGGTGGGATCCGCCGCCGCACGACACTCCCGACGAGTTCCATCACTACGGGTGGAGCACATGCAGTTCGGCGCTGGCCGGCAACCACGCCGGTCATGAGGACGTCGACAGACGTTACCTGTTGGTGCCCGGTATTCGGTCGTCGCGGATCTACGTGCTCGACACCGGGCCGGATCCGCGCAATCCGAAGTTGATCCGCACGGTCGAGGCAAGCGAAGTGATGGCGTCCGGATACAGCCGGCCGCACACGATCCATTGCGGGCCGGACGGCGTGTTCGTCAGCGGGCTGGGCTCGGGAACCGACGACGGGAACGACGGGCCGGCGGGCATCTTCACGATGGATCATTCCGATTTCTCCGTCACGGGGGCATGGGAGGTCGATCGGGGCACGCAGTCGATGGCCTACGACTTCTGGTGGCATCAGGACGCCGGAGTGCTGATTTCGAGCGAATGGGGCCCGCCGCGATTGTACGAGGACGGTCTCGTGCCGGAGGCGCTGTTGGGCCGCGAGTACGGTCATCGGCTGCACTTTTTCGACATGAAATCTCGCTCGCGGATCCAGGAAATCGATTTGGGCGACCAGAACCAGATGGTGCTCGAGCTGCGGCCGTCGCACAATCCGATGAAGACGTTCGGATTCGCCGGCGTCGTCATCGATGTGTCGGACCTCTCCGGATCGGTGTGGACGTGGTACCTCGACGGCGAGACGTGGAAAGCCGAAAAGACGATCACGATTCCGGCCGTGCCGATGGAATCCGACGACCTGCCGGAGCTCCTTGCCGGGTTTGGAGCCGCCCCGCCGGTGATCACGGATATCGGGCTGTCGCTTGACGACCACTATCTGTACGTTGCCTGCTGGGGGACCGGGGAACTGCGTCAATACGATGTGAGCGATCCATTGCATCCGGTGCTGGCCGGGACCGTCGAGATCGGCGGAATCGCCCATCGAGCCGATCATGCGTCCGGCAAACCCTGGGCAGGCGGACCGCAAATGGTCGAAGTCAGCAGGGACGGGCGACGCGTTTATTCGACGAATTCGCTCTATAGCACGTGGGACGACCAGTTCTACCCGGAAGGCATCCCGGGAGCCATGCTGAAAATCGACGTCGATTCGACGAGCGGCGCAATGACTCTCGATCCGAACTTCCACGTCGAATTTCCCGGCGCCCGGGCGCACCAAGTGAGGCTGGAAGGCGGCGATTGCTCGACCGACACGTTCTGCTTCGTGTGA
- a CDS encoding N-acetylmannosamine-6-phosphate 2-epimerase, with amino-acid sequence MTESTTVFESLRGGLIVSCQAYPGEPMRHAETMTQVAEAAVAGGAVGIRAQGLADIALIHERVRLPQIGLWKDGNDDVFITPTLRHALAVAEAGAEVVALDGTRRRRPDGLTLAETLTRLRTETNALIMADCGSLDDAMAAEQAGADCVGTTLSGYSGERPKLDGPDLELIEQIAGSLSVPVIAEGRIHTPAQAAAAKRAGAHAVVVGTAITHPTTITSWFTGALAD; translated from the coding sequence ATGACGGAATCGACAACGGTCTTCGAGTCGCTTCGCGGCGGCCTGATCGTGTCGTGCCAGGCCTACCCGGGCGAACCGATGCGGCATGCCGAGACCATGACGCAGGTGGCCGAGGCAGCGGTCGCCGGTGGTGCGGTCGGGATTCGCGCACAAGGGCTCGCCGATATCGCGCTCATCCACGAGCGCGTGCGTTTACCGCAGATCGGACTGTGGAAGGACGGGAACGACGACGTCTTCATCACACCCACCCTGCGTCACGCTCTGGCGGTCGCCGAGGCCGGCGCCGAGGTGGTGGCGCTCGACGGCACACGACGGCGCCGTCCGGACGGGCTCACGCTCGCCGAGACTCTGACCAGGCTGCGCACGGAGACGAACGCGCTGATCATGGCCGATTGCGGAAGCTTGGACGACGCGATGGCGGCCGAGCAGGCCGGCGCGGATTGCGTCGGCACCACGCTGTCGGGCTATTCCGGCGAGCGCCCGAAACTGGACGGGCCCGACCTGGAGTTGATCGAGCAGATCGCGGGCAGCCTATCGGTTCCGGTGATTGCCGAAGGTCGAATTCACACGCCGGCCCAGGCAGCCGCGGCCAAAAGGGCGGGCGCACACGCCGTCGTGGTCGGAACGGCCATCACGCACCCGACCACCATCACGTCGTGGTTTACCGGCGCACTTGCCGATTAG
- the mraY gene encoding phospho-N-acetylmuramoyl-pentapeptide-transferase, which yields MVMLLTAGVISLIFSLVLTPSFVKLFRKLEWGQFIRDDGPRSHHVKRGLPTMGGIIFVLATLVGVFGSALIFRSTVPVSVLLVLFMMVGMAFVGFLDDFLKVHKKRSLGLTEWPKVIGQAAVGTAFALLAVFYRDESGTPAATQAVSLDRDIPWANFAQWTAVPAIGLILYLIWVNLLAISATNGVNLADGLDGLATGAAIFSLSAYVLIGVWQFNQSCFSAAIAPENLSACYTSQSPLGLATAAAALCGALIGFLWWNTNPAKIIMGDTGALGIGGAIAALAILTRTELLLILVGGLFVMETASVLIQRGYFKATHGRRVFRMAPIHHHFELKGWPEVTIVVRFWSIMAVCNAVAIGVFYALWVAR from the coding sequence GTGGTCATGTTGCTGACGGCGGGAGTAATCTCGCTGATTTTTTCCCTGGTGCTCACCCCGAGCTTCGTCAAGCTGTTCCGGAAACTCGAGTGGGGACAGTTCATCCGGGACGATGGTCCGCGATCTCACCACGTGAAGCGCGGGCTGCCCACAATGGGCGGCATCATCTTCGTGCTGGCGACGCTGGTCGGCGTCTTCGGCTCGGCCCTCATCTTTCGCTCGACCGTGCCGGTATCGGTGCTGCTCGTCCTTTTCATGATGGTGGGCATGGCATTTGTGGGATTTCTCGACGACTTTCTGAAGGTCCACAAAAAGCGCAGTTTGGGATTGACCGAGTGGCCCAAAGTCATTGGGCAGGCAGCGGTCGGGACCGCATTTGCGTTGCTTGCCGTGTTTTATCGGGATGAGTCCGGCACCCCGGCGGCGACGCAAGCGGTCTCGCTCGACCGGGATATTCCGTGGGCGAATTTCGCGCAGTGGACTGCCGTTCCGGCTATCGGGCTCATACTCTATTTGATTTGGGTCAATCTGTTGGCAATATCGGCGACGAACGGGGTCAACCTTGCCGACGGGCTCGACGGTTTGGCCACCGGCGCAGCAATCTTTTCGCTCAGTGCCTACGTTTTGATAGGCGTCTGGCAGTTCAACCAATCGTGCTTCAGCGCCGCGATCGCCCCCGAAAATCTCAGCGCGTGCTACACAAGCCAATCCCCGCTGGGGTTGGCCACGGCCGCAGCGGCGTTGTGCGGAGCGTTGATCGGCTTTCTCTGGTGGAATACGAACCCCGCCAAGATCATCATGGGCGACACCGGCGCTCTCGGCATTGGAGGGGCAATAGCGGCGCTGGCGATTCTCACTCGCACCGAGTTGCTGCTCATCCTGGTCGGCGGGCTCTTTGTGATGGAAACGGCGTCCGTGCTCATTCAGCGCGGTTATTTCAAGGCAACGCACGGCAGGCGAGTTTTCCGCATGGCGCCGATTCACCATCATTTCGAGTTGAAGGGCTGGCCGGAGGTCACAATAGTCGTCCGGTTCTGGTCCATCATGGCGGTGTGCAATGCGGTGGCCATCGGAGTCTTTTACGCGTTGTGGGTCGCCCGCTAG
- a CDS encoding FadR/GntR family transcriptional regulator: MQHPTDAVFAQHSRRGRSVTAELKDYILSHELRPGDPFPPESTLVEQLDVSRSSLREAIRTLVALDIIEVRHGYGTIVGKMSMAPLVEGLAFKAVMNASGDMSALREVVEIRQALDLAMARDVVAALDGTEDSELAELVGAMQEKARRGRTFADEDGAFHSRLLARVGNSLAGQLISALWEVHTIVTPRLGIAPPDDIADTAAAHGEMLRCAQAGDLDGYRSAVVAHYAPLRRVLDALED; encoded by the coding sequence ATGCAGCATCCCACGGACGCCGTCTTCGCGCAGCACTCGCGACGTGGCCGGTCGGTAACTGCCGAGCTGAAAGACTATATTCTCTCGCACGAATTGCGGCCCGGCGACCCTTTCCCGCCGGAATCGACGCTTGTCGAACAGCTCGACGTCAGCCGGTCGAGTTTGCGCGAGGCCATTCGCACTCTCGTAGCTCTCGACATCATCGAAGTGCGGCACGGGTACGGCACGATCGTCGGGAAGATGTCGATGGCGCCACTCGTCGAGGGTCTCGCGTTCAAGGCCGTGATGAACGCGTCGGGCGATATGTCCGCGCTGCGCGAGGTCGTCGAGATCCGGCAAGCGCTCGATCTTGCGATGGCACGCGACGTCGTGGCCGCACTGGACGGCACGGAGGATTCCGAACTTGCCGAACTTGTCGGCGCGATGCAGGAAAAGGCGCGTCGCGGGCGCACGTTCGCCGACGAGGACGGCGCATTTCACTCCCGTCTCCTCGCCCGTGTCGGCAACAGCCTTGCCGGTCAACTCATCTCCGCGTTGTGGGAAGTGCACACGATAGTGACCCCGCGGCTCGGCATCGCCCCGCCGGACGACATTGCCGATACTGCCGCCGCTCACGGGGAAATGCTCCGGTGCGCGCAGGCCGGCGACCTTGACGGCTACCGGTCGGCCGTCGTCGCACACTATGCGCCGCTGCGCCGCGTGCTCGATGCGCTCGAGGATTAG
- a CDS encoding VC0807 family protein translates to MVFDLVVPLTLFYVLRGAGASIYLALLAGTLASGITAVVIVATQHRLDGIAVFVMSTMLLSVGVSLLTGSARFLLAKEGWLTAVTGIWFLGSLGARRPLAYQFSRPLLEGRLGWPANWDATWDRAPRFRRMWQISTALWGLGTLLDSAARVIMAYTLPVDVVPALSTAMYAITSAVLIVVTNVYYRAAGAQNPTSALYRPNPAPLTRTGEIGGLGV, encoded by the coding sequence ATGGTATTCGACTTGGTAGTTCCACTCACACTGTTCTACGTGCTGCGCGGCGCCGGAGCGAGCATCTACCTCGCACTGCTTGCGGGTACACTCGCCTCCGGGATCACCGCGGTCGTCATAGTGGCGACGCAACACCGGCTGGACGGTATCGCGGTATTCGTGATGAGCACGATGCTGTTGAGCGTCGGGGTGTCGCTGCTGACCGGCAGCGCCCGGTTCCTACTGGCCAAAGAAGGCTGGCTGACCGCCGTCACGGGGATCTGGTTCCTCGGCTCTCTCGGGGCGCGACGGCCGCTGGCCTATCAGTTCTCTCGCCCACTACTCGAAGGGCGGCTCGGCTGGCCGGCCAATTGGGACGCCACCTGGGACCGCGCGCCGCGCTTTCGGCGAATGTGGCAAATCTCCACGGCACTCTGGGGACTCGGCACACTACTCGATTCCGCCGCCCGGGTGATCATGGCGTATACCCTTCCCGTCGACGTCGTCCCCGCCCTGAGTACTGCAATGTACGCGATCACCTCGGCCGTCCTCATCGTCGTGACAAACGTCTACTATCGCGCCGCCGGTGCGCAGAACCCAACATCGGCGCTTTACCGTCCCAACCCCGCCCCGCTCACGCGAACGGGCGAAATAGGAGGTCTCGGTGTCTGA
- a CDS encoding ROK family protein — translation MTLAVGLDLGGTKIAGGLVSPSGSVSATASVPTPADDGPAAIITAAAQLVAAIAGHAREPVAGIGIGAAGVIDPVTGRVIAATSSLRNWAGTALGSDLQAATGLPVACDNDVRVHALGEAWLGAGEGAESMLLIAAGTGIGGAYVTGDGPTIGAHAAAGHFGHIPSPEAAGLPCTCGRTGHLEVIASGPAILQAYERAATAPTAPGAPTDGRFTYPSTTQDVVRLAAEGDATAAEAVAAGAGALGRAVAGLVNSLDPSLVVVTGGMADAGPTWWNPLHAAFDDELMDIVRDCPLRPATLGSNAALIGAAKLVFDERARS, via the coding sequence ATGACATTGGCAGTCGGCCTGGATCTCGGCGGTACGAAAATCGCCGGAGGTCTCGTGTCGCCGTCCGGCAGCGTGAGCGCGACCGCGTCGGTGCCCACCCCTGCCGACGACGGCCCCGCAGCAATCATCACTGCCGCTGCCCAACTAGTTGCCGCTATCGCCGGCCATGCCCGCGAGCCGGTCGCCGGTATCGGTATCGGCGCGGCGGGCGTGATCGACCCCGTCACCGGGCGCGTCATCGCCGCAACGAGTTCATTGCGCAATTGGGCCGGCACGGCTCTCGGCAGTGACCTGCAAGCGGCCACCGGACTGCCGGTGGCCTGCGATAACGACGTCCGCGTGCATGCGCTCGGCGAAGCCTGGCTCGGGGCCGGCGAGGGTGCCGAATCGATGTTGTTGATTGCTGCGGGAACCGGAATCGGCGGCGCGTACGTCACCGGCGACGGACCCACGATCGGCGCCCACGCCGCCGCCGGCCACTTCGGCCACATCCCCTCCCCCGAAGCCGCGGGCCTGCCCTGCACCTGCGGGCGCACCGGCCATCTCGAAGTCATCGCCTCGGGGCCGGCCATCCTGCAGGCCTACGAACGCGCGGCCACCGCGCCGACCGCGCCCGGCGCGCCCACGGACGGCCGGTTCACGTACCCGTCAACGACCCAGGACGTCGTCCGCCTCGCCGCCGAAGGCGACGCCACGGCTGCAGAGGCCGTCGCCGCGGGCGCCGGTGCACTCGGCCGCGCCGTGGCAGGCCTCGTCAACTCACTCGATCCGTCGCTCGTCGTAGTGACCGGCGGAATGGCCGACGCCGGACCGACCTGGTGGAACCCGTTGCATGCAGCCTTCGACGACGAATTGATGGACATCGTGCGCGACTGCCCGCTTCGGCCCGCAACGCTCGGCTCGAACGCGGCACTGATCGGCGCCGCCAAACTCGTATTCGACGAAAGGGCTCGCTCATGA
- a CDS encoding TetR/AcrR family transcriptional regulator: MAATITVIAEEGYGRASFARIAKRAGLSSTRLISYHFAGKDELITAAANDVMSTIGTFMAEQMRDRHAAPARLHAYIEGIVGFIDSHRTQMKALMAILLGGGLNYDADTDRKVISPVEQILRDGQAAGEFGEFDPVIMAAVVQRAVDGLPFLLDSEPDLDCAHYARELVALFDAGTTRTLP, encoded by the coding sequence GTGGCTGCCACTATCACCGTGATCGCTGAAGAGGGGTACGGCCGGGCGTCGTTCGCGCGGATCGCAAAGCGTGCGGGCCTGTCCAGCACCCGGCTGATCTCGTACCATTTCGCCGGCAAGGACGAGTTGATCACTGCCGCGGCAAATGACGTGATGAGTACGATCGGGACCTTCATGGCCGAGCAGATGCGCGACCGGCACGCCGCTCCGGCGCGTTTACATGCCTATATCGAGGGAATAGTGGGCTTTATCGACTCCCATCGGACACAGATGAAGGCGCTGATGGCCATCTTGCTCGGGGGAGGTCTGAATTACGACGCCGATACCGACCGCAAGGTGATTTCCCCGGTCGAGCAGATCTTGCGCGACGGGCAGGCGGCCGGCGAGTTCGGCGAGTTCGACCCGGTCATCATGGCCGCCGTCGTGCAACGGGCGGTGGATGGGCTGCCGTTCCTGCTGGACTCGGAGCCGGACCTGGACTGCGCCCACTACGCCCGCGAGCTCGTAGCACTGTTCGACGCCGGCACTACCCGGACTCTGCCGTGA
- a CDS encoding dihydrofolate reductase family protein, with product MIGEAGGGDEPPFRTPVFVMTHYPHETIEFANGTSFHFVSGSPREILDRAYEAADGGDVRIGGGPSMVRQFLQAGLVDFMHLVIVPITIGHGVSLWDGLDGVESGFAVESVTSPSGLVHQFWNKIDHE from the coding sequence ATGATTGGCGAGGCTGGTGGGGGCGACGAACCGCCGTTCCGCACGCCGGTATTTGTGATGACCCACTATCCGCACGAAACGATCGAGTTCGCCAACGGGACAAGCTTCCACTTCGTGTCCGGGTCTCCGCGCGAGATTCTCGACCGTGCCTACGAGGCCGCAGACGGCGGCGACGTCCGTATCGGCGGCGGCCCGTCGATGGTGCGTCAATTCCTGCAGGCGGGCCTCGTCGACTTCATGCACCTCGTGATCGTGCCGATCACGATCGGGCATGGAGTCTCGCTGTGGGACGGGCTGGACGGCGTCGAAAGCGGTTTTGCCGTCGAATCCGTTACGTCGCCGAGTGGTCTTGTCCATCAGTTCTGGAACAAGATCGACCACGAGTGA
- a CDS encoding glycoside hydrolase family 3 N-terminal domain-containing protein, producing the protein MNESHYPISRRAALRTGSIAVAGAALAGTQFIQPAHAATTQRGGPPAHVRLTPSQQAGQRVIFSYPGLTPPERLLKKIRAGEVGGVIFFGENISSLTQIAEVVRELKKAHAKSDVRAPLILTTDQEGGVVRRLPGAPEKSEKEVGESADPLAEAAKAGTGAGENLAGVGMNLNLAPVLDVFRTPGNFDDQWGRSYSSDPAVAGKLGAAFVRAQQGVGVAATAKHFPGLGAATREQNTDLKVVTLDQPLSEIRDVDESAFAPSIAAGVDLVMTSWAVYPALDAKYPAGLSQRIVQGELRDRLHFRGVTMTDAIEAGALKPFGSYAQRGVLAAQAGMDLLLCSARDVSQGENTVAAVTKAYESHRLNPGHFKNALRRVIRLRGSLG; encoded by the coding sequence ATGAACGAGTCGCACTATCCCATTTCGAGACGCGCTGCTCTCCGCACCGGAAGCATAGCGGTCGCCGGCGCGGCGCTTGCCGGCACGCAGTTCATTCAACCGGCGCACGCGGCAACGACGCAGCGAGGCGGGCCGCCCGCGCACGTCCGGCTGACGCCGTCCCAGCAGGCCGGCCAGCGCGTGATTTTCTCGTACCCGGGACTGACGCCGCCCGAAAGACTGCTCAAAAAGATCCGGGCCGGCGAAGTCGGTGGAGTCATCTTCTTTGGTGAGAACATTTCCAGCCTGACTCAGATCGCCGAAGTCGTGCGCGAGTTGAAGAAAGCGCATGCAAAGAGTGATGTGCGAGCCCCGCTGATCCTCACCACGGATCAAGAAGGCGGCGTCGTCCGCAGGCTTCCCGGCGCACCGGAAAAGTCGGAAAAGGAAGTCGGCGAGTCGGCCGACCCGCTCGCCGAGGCGGCAAAAGCCGGAACCGGAGCGGGCGAGAATCTTGCCGGCGTCGGAATGAATTTGAACTTGGCGCCGGTGCTGGACGTGTTCCGGACGCCGGGAAACTTCGACGATCAGTGGGGTCGCTCCTACAGCTCGGACCCGGCTGTGGCAGGAAAATTGGGTGCGGCGTTCGTCCGCGCGCAACAAGGCGTCGGCGTTGCCGCGACAGCCAAGCATTTTCCGGGACTCGGCGCGGCCACCCGCGAACAGAACACGGATCTGAAGGTCGTGACCTTGGATCAGCCGCTGTCGGAAATCCGGGACGTCGACGAATCGGCGTTCGCGCCGTCCATCGCCGCAGGCGTTGATCTCGTGATGACGTCATGGGCCGTGTACCCGGCGCTCGACGCGAAGTACCCGGCCGGATTGTCGCAGCGGATCGTGCAAGGAGAGTTGCGCGATCGGCTTCATTTCCGCGGCGTGACGATGACGGACGCCATTGAAGCCGGGGCGTTGAAACCATTCGGATCCTATGCGCAGCGCGGCGTCTTGGCAGCGCAGGCAGGTATGGACCTCTTACTGTGCTCCGCACGCGACGTGAGCCAAGGAGAGAACACCGTTGCGGCAGTGACCAAGGCGTATGAAAGCCATCGGCTGAACCCGGGTCATTTCAAGAATGCGCTGCGGCGGGTGATTCGGCTACGGGGCAGCCTCGGGTAG
- a CDS encoding HNH endonuclease signature motif containing protein — protein MAAIQPEDPAPDRHSEHAPALTPVSESAAGSAPASIVERTEVLEREVRSLLADARPGVVRGLTRQERRQAMHAVNTIAGGVKLLTTRLVGAEAASGDWAADGDKTLESWLGHHTGTGYGPAKSDVDMATTLEDLPALGQALEDGEVTVEHVRVTSRKYSRGSDAQKEALSSAEGQADLVHKAGRADAGAFGKQLDQDLARIDAAKLERDRDAVRRRRFVKLSDRNGGVQIDGFVDPVAGEHLRAALDAATPRPSAEDTRTPGNRRADALTAIARHALDSGDYKTGGNVRPHVMATLSASEWADWQRSGKAPTRAPGATIGDNIPLAPSEIDTLLCDCTLMRAVLDPDGQPVDLGRNKRTFTAYQRKALLLRDRHCTWPGCTMPGTYTEDHHVDEWAADNGTTSIDNGVLVCSFHHHYIHSHDITISPIQGGFQFTHPDGRLIGEHLFTRHDPPPAWAVGDDTQPHGDTYTHADKTTHADEDPTGRPPDPPPQLPLE, from the coding sequence ATGGCGGCGATTCAGCCGGAGGACCCGGCACCGGATCGGCACTCCGAGCACGCGCCAGCGCTGACTCCGGTATCAGAATCGGCTGCCGGCTCTGCTCCCGCGTCGATTGTTGAGCGTACTGAGGTTCTGGAACGTGAGGTGCGGTCGTTGCTGGCTGATGCCCGGCCTGGCGTGGTGAGAGGGCTGACGCGTCAGGAGCGCCGGCAGGCGATGCATGCGGTGAACACGATTGCCGGCGGGGTGAAGTTACTCACGACTCGCCTGGTCGGCGCGGAGGCTGCTTCCGGGGATTGGGCCGCGGACGGAGACAAAACGCTCGAATCGTGGCTCGGCCACCACACCGGCACCGGGTACGGGCCGGCGAAATCCGACGTGGATATGGCCACGACTCTCGAAGACCTTCCCGCTCTCGGCCAGGCACTCGAAGACGGCGAGGTGACGGTCGAACACGTGAGAGTCACGTCCAGGAAGTACTCGCGCGGGTCCGACGCGCAAAAAGAGGCCTTGTCGAGCGCGGAGGGGCAGGCGGACCTGGTCCACAAGGCCGGTCGGGCCGACGCCGGCGCGTTCGGTAAACAACTCGACCAAGACCTCGCCCGTATCGACGCGGCGAAGCTTGAACGCGACCGGGACGCGGTGCGCCGGCGCCGGTTTGTGAAGCTGTCCGATCGGAACGGCGGGGTCCAGATCGACGGGTTCGTCGACCCGGTCGCCGGCGAACACCTGCGGGCGGCCCTGGACGCCGCGACACCCCGGCCGTCGGCCGAGGACACGCGCACTCCCGGCAACCGGCGCGCCGACGCACTGACCGCGATCGCCAGGCACGCGCTCGACTCCGGTGACTACAAGACCGGCGGGAACGTCCGCCCCCACGTGATGGCCACCCTGTCCGCGAGCGAATGGGCCGACTGGCAACGGTCCGGCAAGGCCCCCACCCGGGCGCCGGGCGCGACCATCGGCGATAATATTCCACTCGCCCCGTCCGAAATCGACACACTACTGTGTGACTGCACGCTCATGCGCGCCGTCCTCGACCCGGACGGCCAACCCGTCGATCTCGGCCGGAACAAGCGCACCTTCACCGCCTACCAGCGCAAAGCACTCCTGCTCCGCGACAGGCACTGCACGTGGCCCGGCTGCACCATGCCCGGCACCTACACCGAAGACCACCACGTCGACGAATGGGCCGCCGACAACGGAACCACCAGTATCGACAACGGCGTTCTGGTCTGCTCCTTCCACCACCACTACATCCACTCCCACGACATCACCATCAGCCCCATCCAAGGCGGCTTCCAATTCACCCACCCCGACGGCCGACTCATCGGCGAACACCTGTTCACACGCCACGACCCACCACCCGCGTGGGCAGTCGGAGACGACACACAACCCCACGGGGACACCTACACCCACGCGGACAAGACCACCCACGCCGACGAGGACCCTACCGGCCGACCACCAGATCCACCACCACAACTCCCACTCGAATAA